The Strix uralensis isolate ZFMK-TIS-50842 chromosome 35, bStrUra1, whole genome shotgun sequence genome has a window encoding:
- the RXRB gene encoding LOW QUALITY PROTEIN: retinoic acid receptor RXR-beta (The sequence of the model RefSeq protein was modified relative to this genomic sequence to represent the inferred CDS: inserted 2 bases in 1 codon), with amino-acid sequence MIGSAMTSTLNSPVASLGSPFPVISSSMGSPGLPATPAIAYGPVSSPQINSTVNLSGLHPVSSSDDVKPPLGIRGVPCXTPTAPGVAGKRLCAICGDRSSGKHYGVYSCEGCKGFFKRTIRKDLTYTCRDNKDCVVDKRQRNRCQYCRYQKCLATGMKREAVQEERQRGKEKEGDGDLGANANEEMPVEKILEAELAVEQKSDQNVDGAGERGQLGEFIWKGAGPNDPVTNICQAADKQLFTLVEWAKRIPHFSELPLDDQVILLRAGWNELLIASFSHRSISVKDGILLATGLHVHRNSAHSAGVGAIFDRVLTELVSKMRDMRMDKTELGCLRAIILFNPDAKGLSNPGEVELLREKVYASLESYCKQKYPEQQGRFAKLLLRLPALRSIGLKCLEHLFFFKLIGDTPIDTFLMEMLEAPHQLS; translated from the exons ATGATCGGTTCGGCCATGACCTCGACCCTCAACTCCCCCGTCGCCAGTTTGGGGTCCCCCTTCCCCGTCATCAGCTCCTCCATgggctccccggggctccccgctACCCCCGCCATCGCCTACGGCCCCGTTAGCAGCCCCcag ATCAACTCCACGGTCAACCTCTCGGGGCTGCACCCCGTTAGTAGCTCGGATGACGTGAAGCCCCCCCTGGGGATTCGGGGTGTCCCTTG CACCCCCACGGCCCCCGGCGTGGCCGGCAAGCGGCTCTGTGCCATCTGCGGGGATCGCTCCTCAG GGAAGCATTATGGGGTGTACAGCTGCGAAGGTTGCAAAGGCTTCTTCAAACGCACCATCCGCAAAGACCTGACCTACACGTGCCGGGACAACAAGGACTGCGTGGTGGACAAACGCCAACGCAACCGTTGCCAGTATTGCCGCTACCAGAAGTGCCTGGCCACCGGCATGAAGCGCGAAG CCGTGCAGGAAGAACGTCAAcgggggaaggagaaagaaggcgACGGCGACTTGGGCGCCAACGCCAACGAGGAGATGCCGGTGGAGAAGATTTTAGAAGCCGAGTTGGCCGTCGAGCAAAAATCGGACCAAAACGTCGACGGCGCCGGGGAGCGGGGGCAGCTCGGTGAGTTCATTTGGAAGGGGGCGGGC CCCAATGACCCGGTGACCAACATCTGCCAGGCCGCCGACAAGCAGCTCTTCACGCTGGTGGAGTGGGCCAAGAGGATCCCCCATTTCTCCGAGTTACCCCTCGACGACCAAGTCATCCTGCTGCGGGcgg ggtgGAACGAGCTGCTCATCGCCTCCTTCTCCCACCGCTCCATCTCCGTCAAGGACGGGATCCTCCTGGCCACCGGCCTCCACGTCCACCGCAACAGCGCCCACAGCGCCGGCGTGGGGGCCATTTTTGACAG GGTGCTGACCGAGCTGGTCTCCAAAATGCGGGACATGCGCATGGATAAAACCGAGCTGGGCTGCCTCCGCGCCATCATCCTCTTCAACCCGG atGCCAAGGGGCTTTCCAACCCCGGCGAGGTGGAGCTGCTGCGGGAGAAAGTCTACGCGTCGCTCGAGTCCTACTGCAAGCAGAAGTACCCGGAGCAACAGGGCAG ATTCGCCAAGCTGCTCCTCCGCCTCCCCGCCCTCCGCTCCATCGGCCTCAAATGCCTGgagcatcttttcttcttcaagcTCATCGGGGACACCCCCATCGATACTTTCCTCATGGAGATGCTCGAAGCCCCCCACCAGCTCTCCtga